Part of the Actinomyces howellii genome, CACCGCCCTTGACGGCGACGCCCTCGGGCATGTCCGCCGCCGCGACGACCGGGGCGACCTGACCGACGAGCTCGGTCACGACGTCGTCGCCGGGGCGGACCTTCTCGATGCCGGCGCGGATCCGCGCCTTCTTGAGCAGGACCTCGACGTCGTGCCTCTGCTCGGGCAGGACGAGGGTGACGACCACGCCCCGGGCGCCGGCGCGGGCCGTACGCCCCGAGCGGTGGAGGTAGGCCTTGTGCTCGGCGGGGGGATCGACGTGCACGACGAGCTCGACGCCCGAGACGTCGATACCGCGCGCGGCGATGTCGGTGGCCACGAGGACGTGAAGGGCCCCGGAGGTGAAGGCGCCCATGGCGCGCTCGCGCGCGTTCTGGCTCATGTTCCCCTGCAGCTCGGCTGCGGGGATGCCCGCCTGGGTGAGCTTGCGGGCCAGGCGCCGGGCCAGGTGCTTGGTGCGCGTGAACAGGATCCGGCGTCCGGTCCCGGAGGCCAGCCGCATGACGACCTCGTCCTTGGCCGCCTTGTCCGGCACGAGCAGGACCCGGTGGTCCATCGACTGCACCGGTGCGACCGCAGGGTCCACCGAGTGCAGGAGGGGGTCGTTGAGGAACTCGTCGACGATGGCGTCGACGCCGTTGTCCAGCGTGGCCGAGAACAGCATCCGCTGGCCCGTGCGGGGCGTGGCCCGCAGGATGCGCCGCACCCCCGGGAGGAACCCGAGGTCGGCCATGTGGTCGGCTTCGTCGAGCACGGTGACGGCGACCTCGTCGAGGCTGACCACGCCCTGGCCCATGAGGTCGAGGAGGCGACCGGGGCAGGCCACGACGACGTCGACGCCCTGGGACAGGGCCTTGACCTGCGGCTTCTGGTTGACTCCTCCGAAGATGGTCGTGACGGTCATGTCGACCTCGCGCGCCAGGGGCGCGATCGTCTCGGCGATCTGGAGGGCCAGCTCCCTCGTCGGGGCGAGGACCAGGCCGATGGGGTGCCCGGGGCGGGCGCAGTCCTCGTCGGCCAGGCGCTGGACGAGCGGCAGGCTGAAGGCCAGGGTCTTGCCGCTGCCGGTGCGGCCACGGCCCAGGACGTCCCGGCCGGCCAGGGTGTCGGGCAGCGTGGCCGCCTGGATCGGGAAGGGCTCGGTGAATCCGCGGGAGGCGAGGTCGGCCACGAGGTCGGAGTCGACTCCCAGCGAGGCGAAGGTGGTGTGGGGCACGGGTGTCCTGTCAGTCGGTGCCGCCCGGTCGGGAGGCACGGGGGTGCCGGCGTCCGGGGCTCGACGGCGCGGGACCCGCGTGGGGCCGACGCCGGAACCCAGGCACCAGCCGGGCCGCGGCGGGACGCCGGGCCGAGGTGCCATTGTGCCCTACCGACCTCCCGGAGGCGCGGGAGGCGCCCCGAGCCTGCGCCGCCGTGCTGCACCGCGCTGTTCCTGGGATGATCGTCCCCGTCCCCGCGCAGCGCGCATGAGCAGACCGAGGAGACCAGGCATGCCCCGTCCTGTCGACCACCTTGTCGTCATGGGCGTGTCTGGCTGCGGCAAGACGAGCGTCGCCTTCCGCCTCGGCCACCTCCTGGGACGGCCGGTGGCCGAGGCCGACGACTTCCACCCCGAGTCCTCGATCCTCACGATGCGCCGGGGCCTGCCCCTGACCGACGAGGACCGTACCCCCTGGCTGGAGTCCCTGCGGTCCTGGATGAGCGAGCAGGCCGGGCGCGGGGTGCGCACGGTCGTCGCCTGCTCGGCCCTCAGGCGCTCCTACCGTGACCTGCTCTCCGGAGCCGAGGGCAGGGTCCTGTTCGTCCACCTCCTCGTCGACCGCACGGAGCTGCGCCGGCGCGTGGCGCAGCGTCCCGGGCACTTCATGCCGGCCAGTCTCCTGCCCTCCCAGCTGGCGGCGCTCGAGCCGCTGGAGCCGGACGAGGACGGCGTCGTCGTCGCCTCACGCCCCACCCCCGAGCAGACGGCGGAGGCGGTCCTCGACTGGGTCGCGGGCTAGGTCGGCGATGCTGGTGGCCTCGATGAGCCAGTCCGACGATGCACGCCCCTCAGCCTTCACTCCCGGTGGGAGAGGCTCGATGTACTCGTGCTCGCCCCTGCCGCATGATCGACGACGATGCGCTCGCACCCCACCACCTCCGGAGACTCTATCTGGGCGTGCGGGTTCTGCTCCCCGGTGGACCCCCGGGCGTGCCGGACCGCGCTTACCGTCGCCGCCCACGATGCTGCCGACTCTCGCCGTCGTCCTCGGGGCGGTACAGCCGGGAGGCCCGCTCCTCGATCTGAGCTCTCAGCCGCTCCGGGGTCATGTCCTGGCGCTCATGGCGCCCCAGGCTGGCCGCGGGCACGATCTCGCGCGCCAGCACCTGCGCCAGGCGGTCGTTGCTGCCCGTCGCCTGGCTGTAGAAGCGCGCCGCCACGAACTCCTCGCGCCCTCTCGTGCCCGGCACGAAGCGGGCTGGCTCCAGCCTCCAGCCGGCCTGCGCCGCCAGCTGGGAGAAGAACACGAACTGGCTGCGGGTGTTCCCCTCGCGGAAGCTGTGGATGACGTTCAACTCCCCCCACACCTCCGCCAGCGCTACCGCGAAGGCGTCATGGTCCAGCCCGCGCAGCAGGTCCTGGTCCGCGAGCCGCCGGTACTGCTCTTCGGCAGCCCGCCCCAGCTCGGGGCCCGCCGGGTAGTACTGGTAGGGCACCTTGGGGGCGCGCGGGTCCCCCACGTCGAAGTGCACGACATCCTGGCCCGTCTTGACCATGAATGTCGCCGGCCCCACCCGCTCCTGGCCGGCCCACTCGTACACGTCCTGGAAGACGTACCGGTGGATTGCCTTCATGTGCGCATAGTCGAAGCACCCCTCGATCGGGCGTGCTGCCAGCTCGATGAGCCTCGACCTGGCATGAAACTCCTCCAGGCTCCGCAGCCTGACCGGATCGGTCTCCCCACAGGGCGTCCCCGGACCCGTGAACTTATTGCGCAGAACAGACGTACCTGGGATGAAGTAGTCATCCCAGGTACGAAACACGTGCCGGCGGGCCATCCTCAGCGGCCGATGAGGTACCGCCGACCGAGCCGGCGGGCCTCGTCGGCCGAGAGGTCACCGCGCGCCTGGAGCGCTGCCAGCTTGTTGAGGTACGGGTCCGTGACCTCGTGGCCAGCCAGGGCCAGCGCTGCGTCTGCGAACGCCACCCGCTCCCGAGCCTCAGCCTCCTCGGGAGTACCCATCACAGGAGTGCTTGCCATCACCGATCTCCCTCTCAACATCTTCGCTCATTCTACCCGAACACCCGAAACCCGTCTATGTCCCATTTCGGGACGATTGTGTTTCGGTGACGAGTTCCAGCTGGACGGCGCCCGCGCCACCGCGGGGTCGCCCTTCCGTGCCAACCACGCCCCGGGACCAATCGTTGGCGGGATCGTCACCACGCGCGAATCTATGATCTCTATCGCCCCCAATAGTGAGGTCTTCTCGCCGAGATCGTTTTGCGGGTGCGATGAAGACCTGGGGGACGGGGACAATGTCATGGGTGGAGCCAGGCACCGTCGGCGAGACCCACACCGGGAACCCGGCGGTATCGGTGACGACCTGGAGGGTCTCGTGGGTGGCCGCGGTTGGCGGTGGCCGGCCAGACGTCCCGAGCAGTCCCGGCCGCCCTCCAGTGGGCCTGGAGCAGTCAGCGGTCGCGTGACGCGGCGGCCGCGGCACGAAAGTCGCGGGGGCTCACACCGTACCGGCTCTTGAAGGCCGAGGAGAGGCTGAAGGGGCTGGAGTATCCCACCTGGTGCGCGATGGCGGACAGGGTGGCGTCGCCGCGATCGAGGAGGTCTGCGGCGGTCGCCAGCCTCCACTGGGTCACGTAGGTCATGGGAGCCACGCCGAGCGTGGCGTTGAAGCGTCGGGTGAGACTTGCGCGAGAGACGCCTGCGAGCGCCGCGAGCGACTCGACGGTCCACCTGCGCGAGGGGTCAGCCCGTACCGCCTCGGTGGTCCTGCGGACCACCTCGTCCCGGGAGGCCGACAGCAGGCTCGCGCCGTTCGGCGTCCCCTCATCGACCCAGGCCCGCAGGGTCGTGACGAGCAGGACGTCCAGGAGCCGGTCCAGGACGCTGGACTGTGCGATCCCGTCGTGGGCGGTCTCGCGGGCCAGCAGGCTGACCAGCTCGGGGACCGGGGCGCTCACGAGGAACCACGGAGGCAACGACTGGAGTATGAGCCGCCCCAGCTCGGATCGGTGTCGGTAGGTGCCCACCAGCAGCTGATCCTCACCCTGGGGGTCATTGCCCCACGTCCGGACACCGGCCCTCAGCTCCTCGGACAGGTCGCGGCCGTCCGGGCCCGAGCACACCTGACCGATCCCGATCCTGACCCCACCGTCCCAGGGCTGCTGGTCCGAGCTCAGGGTGTAGCTCGTCGGCGAGCGCACGACAAGGACCTCCCCGGCCTCGAATCGGCGCGAAGGCGATCCGTCTGCCGCCACCCACGCCCCACCGCGCAGGGCGGTGACGATGGACAGGGGCGCCTCGTCCTCCACCGTCACGGACCAGGGCCTGCCCATGGCCACGCGCAGCAGGAACGCCTCACGAGCATGGGGCTGGGCCAGGACGTCCTCCAGCAGGTCCATGCGCCCGAGCCTAGTCCCACGGTCTCATGGCGGGACTGGCGGTGCCGGGAGCCCGAGTCGACGCCGCATGGGATCGAGTCGCTGCCCCATGGCGCGGTGAGCGGCTCGCCGGTGGAATGGGGGTGGGCAGGCGGCGGCCAGGGCGGGGATCGTCCGGTGCCCGCCGGGTTCGTCGAGAGAGGGAGTCATGTCATTGATCAACGTCGTGTCCGCGTGCGGCGCGGTCGGATCCGCCGTCGTCGGCGGCGTCTACGCCAACTTCTCAGCGCGGGTCATGCCTCGGCTGGCTTCCCTGCCGGACGCCGAGGCGATCGAGACCATGCAGCGCTTCAACCGACAGGCGCTGGAGCTGCCGTTCACGACCTTCTTCTTCGGCTCTGCGGTCGCCAGCGCCTGGTCCGTCGTGCACGGCCTGAGAACGCAGGAGCGAACGGCCGGAGACTGGGTCTGCACCGCCGGAGGTGCTCTCTACCTGGCCGGCTGGGTGATGACCATCGTCTACAACGTGCCGCGCAACAACCGCCTGGCCGACGTGGCGGCGGGAACCGCTGAGGGCTCCCAGGTCTGGCACATGTACCTGGATGAGTGGACCTCCGCCAATAGCGTGCGGGCCGTTCTCACGCTCCTGGGCGCCGTCGGGCTGGGCGCCGGAACCGTCATGAGGATCCTCTCCGACCGTCAGTGAGGCGGACCGGCCCACCGTGCCGTCAGTGACCAGCGGGACCGGCCCACCGCCGCCAGAGCCGCTGCGTGCCGGGCTCACGCCGCCCCGCAGCGCACCTCACCCGAGAACACCAGCCACGCATAGCGAACGACGTGACAATGACATGAAGGAGTCACCATGTACGTCATCTCCGGAGCCACCGGCCGCATCGGCTCGGCCGTCACCGACCTCCTGCTCGACGCAGGCCACGCGGTCCGTGTCGTCGTCCGCCGGCCGCAGGCCGCCACCGACTGGACCACCCGAGGAGCCCAGGCGGCCGTCCTCGACCTGCGTGACGCCCCGCGCCTCACCGAGGCCCTCGACGGCGCGACAGCCTTCTTCGCGATGATGCCCTTCGACCTGTCCGTGCCGGATCTCGACCAGTACGCCGAGGACGTGGCGCAGTCCGTCTCGACGGCGGTCAGGGACTCCGGTGTCGGCCACACCGTCATGCTCTCCTCCGGCGGTGCGGACCTTGCCGAGGGAACCGGGCCGATCCTGGGCCTGCACCGCATGGAGGAGGCGCTCGCGCTCACGGGGACGGTCGTGACCGCGCTGCGCCCGGGGCACTTTCAGGAGAAGTTCGAGGACGTCCTCGGATCCGTCCTCAACGAGGGGGTCTTCCCGGTCTTCGCCTCGAGCGCGGACACGCCCCTGCCCATGGTGGCCACCCGCGACATCGCGCACATCGCGGTCCAGGAGCTGCTGGCGGGCGCACGCACCAGTGAGGCCGTCGACATCATCGGCCCGGAGTACACCGAGCGTCAGGTCGCCACGTCGCTGAGCAACGCCCTGGGACGACCGCTCACGGTCGTGCCGATCCCCGAGGCCGGCTGGGAGAGCGCCCTCGTGGAGGCCGGATACTCACCTCATGTCGCCCAGAGCCTGGTGGACCTGTTCCGGGCGGACGAGCGCGGGCAGCTGGGTCCGCGCGGCGACCGGGGCGTCCGCGCGACCACGGATATCGACACCACGGTCGAGCAGGTTCTCGCGCGCACTCCCTGAGCCCGGCCGCAGCGGCACAGGGTGCTCGCTGGCTCAGCGCCCGTCCACCCGGCCGGTGGGCGGCGCGGGGCGCCTGGTCGTGCCCGCCAGCGCGACGGCGGCGCTGATGAGGATCAGGCCGAGGACCTCCCAGGCGTTGGGCACCTGGCGCAGCATGACCAGGCCCACGAGCAGGGACGTCGCGGGCATGAGGGAGGACAGCAGGGCGAAGGCGTCCGAGGTAAGACGCCCCATGTTGACCTGGTCGAGGCCGTAGGGGATGACCGTCGACATGACGCCTACCCCCAGCACCATGAGCAGGCTGCTCATGTCCTCGAGCGCGACCGTAGCGGTCGGCGCCGCCACCGGCAGGTAGACGAGCGCTCCGGTGGCTGAGGCCACGGCCAACGAGTCCACGCCCCCCGCCCCCGCCACACGTCGCCCCAGGAGGATGTAGGCGGCCCAGGCCGCCCCGGCGCTGAGCGCCAGGACCACGCCGAGGCGCTGGGAGGCGTCGGACAGGTCCAGGCCGAAGCCCGAGATCGCCGCGACCCCGACCAGGGCGAGGACCGCGGCCACGCGCGGCCGCCACCCCCGTCCCGTCGTCAGGGCGACGACCACCGGGCCGAGGAACTCCAGGGACACCGCCGTCCCCAGCGCCAGGTGCTCGATGGAGGCGTAGAAGATGACGTTCATCGTCGACATCGCCACCCCGAACAGAGCCGCGGTCCCAAGGGCCCGGCGCGTCCAGCGCCGTCTCCAGGGGCGGCGCCAGGCCAGCAGGACGAGGGCGCCCATGACCAGCCGCCACCACGCGACGGTCGTGGCGGGCATGACGGCGAACAGACCCACCGCCAGCCCCGCCCCCACGTAGGTCGAGGTCGCCGCGCCGATGAACAGCAGCGGTGCCGGCACGGCGCGCAGCACGGCACCGGGGCGGGCGATGAGCGGCCCTTCGGACCGGCGGGAGGACAGCACGCCCCCATTGTGCCCGGCTCCGCCCCCGCGCCTCAGGGCGTGGCCACTCCCCTGCGGCCGGGCCGCGCGCTCAGCCCAGGAGCGCCGCCGCGAGCAGGACGACCGGCACGAACCCGACGGTCGTGAGCAGCACGGCGTCGCGCGCCAGGGACTTGGCCGCCCCGTAGCGGGAGGCGTACATGAAGACGTTCTGCGCCGTGGGCAGGCAGGCCGTGGTGACCGGCACGAGCAGGGCCCCGCCCCGCAGCCCGAGCGCCAGACCCAGCCCCAGGGCGAGGGCGGGCAGCACGAGGAGCTTCCAGGCGACCGCCATCCCCAGCGCCAGCCGCTGCCCGCGCCCCTGCCCGGGGCCGTCGTCGGCGAGACCACGGCTCGTGCCGGCGGCGGGCGCGGGCTCGCCCGGGGGCCTGGCCCGCGACGCCGCCAGGCTCATCCCCAGGGCGAGCATCATGAGCGGTACGGCGGTGCGTCCGAGCAGGTCGACGAGCTCGTGGAGGTGACCCCCGAGCACCCCCGGCAGGTCGATGCCCCCGAGGTTGATCGCGGTCCCCGCCACGACGGACAGGACGAGGGGGTTGCGCAGCGGGATCGTGTAGGTCGCCAGGCGCGACGGGTTCCCCCGGCGGGTCACCGTGTCCAGGATCGCGAAGGTGGCGGGGGTCAGGACGAGGAGCTGGAGGAGGAGGACGGGGGCGATGGGCGCCGCGTCGCCGACGACGAGGACGAGCACCGGGATGCCCAGGTTCGCGGCGTTGACGTAGCCCGAGGCGAGTGCGCCGATCGTCGCCTCGGCGACCCCCGTGCGCAGGACGAGGCGGTGGACGAGCCAGGCTGAGACGATGCCGATCATCTCGGCGCCCAGGCAGGCCGCGGTCACGGCGCTGAGCACCGCGGTGAGGTCGGCCTCGGCCAGGGTCGTGACCATGAATGCGGGGGTCGCCGCGAAGAAGCACACCCGGGTCAGAACCGTGTCGGCCCGCCGGTCGACCGCCCCCGTGCGCACGAGAGCCCAGCCCACGGCGATGACCGCCGCGAAGACGGCGAGCCCGCCGACGACCTCGGCCATCAGCCGGTCGCGGGCGGGGTGGCCGGGCGGGGGCAGTTCATCTCAGGCCACCGGCTCGAGGTCCACCCAGGTGCCCGCGTGGTCGGAGACGATGAAGGTCCGGGTGCCCGAGCCGACGACGGCCAGCACGGGGGTCCCGGGCTCGGGCGCCTGCGAGCCCCCGAGGGCGTCGGGGCCCAGCGGGCGCCCGTCGGGCCCGACCGGCCACGGGTCGGTCAGGACGTGGTCGATC contains:
- a CDS encoding DEAD/DEAH box helicase; amino-acid sequence: MPHTTFASLGVDSDLVADLASRGFTEPFPIQAATLPDTLAGRDVLGRGRTGSGKTLAFSLPLVQRLADEDCARPGHPIGLVLAPTRELALQIAETIAPLAREVDMTVTTIFGGVNQKPQVKALSQGVDVVVACPGRLLDLMGQGVVSLDEVAVTVLDEADHMADLGFLPGVRRILRATPRTGQRMLFSATLDNGVDAIVDEFLNDPLLHSVDPAVAPVQSMDHRVLLVPDKAAKDEVVMRLASGTGRRILFTRTKHLARRLARKLTQAGIPAAELQGNMSQNARERAMGAFTSGALHVLVATDIAARGIDVSGVELVVHVDPPAEHKAYLHRSGRTARAGARGVVVTLVLPEQRHDVEVLLKKARIRAGIEKVRPGDDVVTELVGQVAPVVAAADMPEGVAVKGGGTAGRSKEGRAGRSRSSGAARRRGAEAQGRGQGANAGRPRGAGGSGRAGAGGGAGRTRSGQGRGRGPGPGSRQR
- a CDS encoding gluconokinase → MPRPVDHLVVMGVSGCGKTSVAFRLGHLLGRPVAEADDFHPESSILTMRRGLPLTDEDRTPWLESLRSWMSEQAGRGVRTVVACSALRRSYRDLLSGAEGRVLFVHLLVDRTELRRRVAQRPGHFMPASLLPSQLAALEPLEPDEDGVVVASRPTPEQTAEAVLDWVAG
- a CDS encoding Fic/DOC family protein is translated as MARRHVFRTWDDYFIPGTSVLRNKFTGPGTPCGETDPVRLRSLEEFHARSRLIELAARPIEGCFDYAHMKAIHRYVFQDVYEWAGQERVGPATFMVKTGQDVVHFDVGDPRAPKVPYQYYPAGPELGRAAEEQYRRLADQDLLRGLDHDAFAVALAEVWGELNVIHSFREGNTRSQFVFFSQLAAQAGWRLEPARFVPGTRGREEFVAARFYSQATGSNDRLAQVLAREIVPAASLGRHERQDMTPERLRAQIEERASRLYRPEDDGESRQHRGRRR
- a CDS encoding AraC family transcriptional regulator, coding for MDLLEDVLAQPHAREAFLLRVAMGRPWSVTVEDEAPLSIVTALRGGAWVAADGSPSRRFEAGEVLVVRSPTSYTLSSDQQPWDGGVRIGIGQVCSGPDGRDLSEELRAGVRTWGNDPQGEDQLLVGTYRHRSELGRLILQSLPPWFLVSAPVPELVSLLARETAHDGIAQSSVLDRLLDVLLVTTLRAWVDEGTPNGASLLSASRDEVVRRTTEAVRADPSRRWTVESLAALAGVSRASLTRRFNATLGVAPMTYVTQWRLATAADLLDRGDATLSAIAHQVGYSSPFSLSSAFKSRYGVSPRDFRAAAAASRDR
- a CDS encoding anthrone oxygenase family protein, with the translated sequence MSLINVVSACGAVGSAVVGGVYANFSARVMPRLASLPDAEAIETMQRFNRQALELPFTTFFFGSAVASAWSVVHGLRTQERTAGDWVCTAGGALYLAGWVMTIVYNVPRNNRLADVAAGTAEGSQVWHMYLDEWTSANSVRAVLTLLGAVGLGAGTVMRILSDRQ
- a CDS encoding NmrA family NAD(P)-binding protein — protein: MYVISGATGRIGSAVTDLLLDAGHAVRVVVRRPQAATDWTTRGAQAAVLDLRDAPRLTEALDGATAFFAMMPFDLSVPDLDQYAEDVAQSVSTAVRDSGVGHTVMLSSGGADLAEGTGPILGLHRMEEALALTGTVVTALRPGHFQEKFEDVLGSVLNEGVFPVFASSADTPLPMVATRDIAHIAVQELLAGARTSEAVDIIGPEYTERQVATSLSNALGRPLTVVPIPEAGWESALVEAGYSPHVAQSLVDLFRADERGQLGPRGDRGVRATTDIDTTVEQVLARTP
- a CDS encoding EamA family transporter, which gives rise to MLSSRRSEGPLIARPGAVLRAVPAPLLFIGAATSTYVGAGLAVGLFAVMPATTVAWWRLVMGALVLLAWRRPWRRRWTRRALGTAALFGVAMSTMNVIFYASIEHLALGTAVSLEFLGPVVVALTTGRGWRPRVAAVLALVGVAAISGFGLDLSDASQRLGVVLALSAGAAWAAYILLGRRVAGAGGVDSLAVASATGALVYLPVAAPTATVALEDMSSLLMVLGVGVMSTVIPYGLDQVNMGRLTSDAFALLSSLMPATSLLVGLVMLRQVPNAWEVLGLILISAAVALAGTTRRPAPPTGRVDGR
- a CDS encoding AEC family transporter, producing MAEVVGGLAVFAAVIAVGWALVRTGAVDRRADTVLTRVCFFAATPAFMVTTLAEADLTAVLSAVTAACLGAEMIGIVSAWLVHRLVLRTGVAEATIGALASGYVNAANLGIPVLVLVVGDAAPIAPVLLLQLLVLTPATFAILDTVTRRGNPSRLATYTIPLRNPLVLSVVAGTAINLGGIDLPGVLGGHLHELVDLLGRTAVPLMMLALGMSLAASRARPPGEPAPAAGTSRGLADDGPGQGRGQRLALGMAVAWKLLVLPALALGLGLALGLRGGALLVPVTTACLPTAQNVFMYASRYGAAKSLARDAVLLTTVGFVPVVLLAAALLG